The following proteins are encoded in a genomic region of Drosophila willistoni isolate 14030-0811.24 chromosome 3R, UCI_dwil_1.1, whole genome shotgun sequence:
- the LOC6650107 gene encoding uncharacterized protein LOC6650107 — protein sequence MLPEWLTELYIQSKLRIYYKDNGLKVLKLWSKPASGKGDNWVGVMTRIHVDFQRSNENAVQKETYLLKEGCSKDAPQSKLFIDYEVYTREMDMYEFVLPKMSEILLEVGITDKMHANAICVDREHEIMILEDLAPLKYINADRVKQLDLSHAELTIDMLAKFHAAATVLKQRHPESMPPKLLVNYFSRDRDGYKRVFTGLFKALLRYVKSEPKLESRYYHKLERTLTNLMEYAARAHDVNDQDLQTLLHGDCWTTNIMFQYDSQGQPRSVVPIDFQFSVITSPVLDLHYFFSTSLQEDVRIRQLELVQRHYYALRQNLEKLNYKGNIPSLFEYQLEFQKRHFFAVFVSLVFQPFMVYQGEVLGEFVDFYENTPQAIKFQDSLYSTAKAHEIVAKMLPIFDAKGLLDDQ from the exons ATGCTGCCCGAATGGTTAACCGAGTTGTATATTCAGTCTAAACTGAGAATTTACTATAAGGACAATGGGTTGAAAGTCCTTAAACTGTGGTCGAAGCCAGCCTCGGGCAAAGGTGACAACTGGGTGGGGGTTATGACGCGTATCCATGTGGATTTCCAACGAAGCAATGAGAATGCCGTGCAGAAAGAAACATATTTGCTGAAGGAAGGATGCTCCAAGGATGCCCCACAGTCAAAGCTCTTTATAGATTACGAAGTCTATACTCGAGAGATGGATATGTATGAGTTTGTGTTGCCCAAGATGTCAGAGATTCTGCTTGAAGTGGGTATCACTGATAAAATGCATGCTAATGCCATTTGTGTGGATCGTGAGCATGAAATCATGATTCTCGAGGATTTGGCACCACTCAAATATATCAATGCGGATCGTGTTAAGCAATTGGATCTGTCACATGCTGAGCTTACAATTGACATGTTGGCCAAGTTCCATGCTGCCGCAACAGTGCTAAAACAGCGCCATCCTGAATCGATGCCTCCGAAACTTCTAGTCAATTACTTTTCCCGTGATCGCGATGGCTATAAACGGGTATTCACTGGTCTCTTTAAGGCGCTGTTGCGCTATGTGAAGAGTGAACCAAAATTGGAGTCACGCTACTATCACAAATTGGAGCGTACCCTCACCAATCTGATGGAGTACGCAGCTCGCGCTCATGATGTCAATGATCAGGACTTGCAGACTCTGCTTCATGGTGATTGCTGGACCACCAACATAATGTTTCAATATGATAGTCAAGGACAACCGAGATCTGTGGTCCCAATCGATTTTCAATTTAGTGTAATCACTTCACCAGTCTTGGACTTACACTATTTCTTTAGTACATCCCTTCAGGAGGATGTGAGGATCAGACAATTGGAATTGGTGCAGCGACATTATTATGCTTTAAGACAGAATCTGGAGAAGCTCAACTATAAGGGCAACATTCCCAGTTTATTTGAATATCAATTGGAATTTCAGAAACGGCATTTCTTTG CTGTTTTTGTGTCTTTGGTATTCCAACCGTTTATGGTATATCAGGGTGAAGTTTTGGGAGAATTTGTTGATTTCTATGAGAATACACCACAGGCCATAAAATTCCAGGACTCTCTATATAGCACAGCAAAGGCTCACGAAATTGTGGCAAAAATGCTACCCATATTCGATGCCAAAGGACTCTTAGATGATCAATAA